The following proteins come from a genomic window of Salvia hispanica cultivar TCC Black 2014 chromosome 4, UniMelb_Shisp_WGS_1.0, whole genome shotgun sequence:
- the LOC125224497 gene encoding probable protein phosphatase 2C 35 isoform X1, with the protein MPKFFSGLSPINWCSKRTPGFLKFRWKMGCIQTKCCRRYAVSSDGDNKEETGIYPGHNPHVIANPFLSVVDVPSHNLRLSYSVISQRGYYPETPDKENQDSYCVRNNIQGNPNVHFFGVFDGHGLCGTQCSNFVRDRLIEILSNDAALLDDPVRAYNNAFIATNEELHHSEFDDSMSGTTAITALVVGDKLYVANVGDSRAVLAVKEGDQVVAQDLSYDQTPFRKDECERVKLCGARVLSVDQVEGLKDPNIQSWGDEETDGSDPPRLWVQNGMYPGTAFTRSVGDNMAEKIGVIADPEVATIQLTSSSHPFFVVASDGVFEFLSSQTVVDMVNKYVDPREACSAIAGESYKLWLENESRTDDITMIIVHIKDLNTDL; encoded by the exons ATGCCTAAGTTTTTCTCAGGGCTTTCGCCCATCAATTGGTGTAGTAAGCGCACTCCTGGGTTCTTGAAATTCCGGTGGAAAATGGGTTGTATTCAGACGAAATGCTGCCGGAGATACGCGGTTTCGTCTGACGGAGATAACAAGGAGGAAACCGGCATTTATCCGGGTCATAATCCTCATGTTATTGCGAATCCGTTTCTTAGTGTTGTTGATGTTCCTTCTCATAATCTGAGGTTATCCTACTCTGTGATTAGCCAGCGTGGTTATTACCCTGAAACCCCTGATAAGGAAAACCAAGATAGCTATTGTGTGAGAAATAATATTCAGGGTAACCCCAATGTGCACTTCTTTGGTGTGTTTGATGGTCATGGTTTGTGTGGAACACAGTGCTCGAATTTCGTGAGGGATAGGCTCATTGAGATCTTGTCGAATGATGCTGCATTGTTAGATGATCCGGTCAGGGCTTATAACAATGCGTTTATAGCAACGAATGAGGAGCTTCACCATAGTGAGTTTGATGATTCCATGAGTGGCACTACGGCCATTACTGCTCTAGTGGTTGGGGATAAGCTGTATGTGGCGAATGTGGGGGACTCGAGGGCTGTTTTGGCTGTTAAGGAAGGGGATCAGGTCGTTGCCCAGGATTTGTCGTATGACCAGACTCCGTTTAGGAAGGATGAATGTGAGAGGGTGAAGCTCTGTGGGGCTAGGGTTTTGAGTGTTGATCAGGTGGAAGGGCTTAAGGATCCTAATATTCAGTCGTGGGGGGATGAGGAGACCGATGGCAGTGATCCTCCGAGGTTGTGGGTACAGAATGGCATGTATCCTGGGACTGCATTCACACGGAGTGTTGGTGATAACATGGCGGAGAAGATAGGTGTCATTGCTGATCCAGAGGTTGCTACAATACAGCTTACATCTTCTAGCCATCCTTTCTTCGTTGTTGCAAGTGATGGGGTTTTTGAATTCCTGTCCAGCCAGAcagttgttgacatg GTTAACAAATATGTGGATCCCAGAGAAGCTTGCTCTGCCATTGCCGGTGAATCATACAAGTTGTGGTTAGAGAATGAAAGTCGGACGGATGATATTACGATGATCATTGTACACATTAAAGACTTGAATACTGATTTATAA
- the LOC125224497 gene encoding probable protein phosphatase 2C 35 isoform X2, which translates to MGCIQTKCCRRYAVSSDGDNKEETGIYPGHNPHVIANPFLSVVDVPSHNLRLSYSVISQRGYYPETPDKENQDSYCVRNNIQGNPNVHFFGVFDGHGLCGTQCSNFVRDRLIEILSNDAALLDDPVRAYNNAFIATNEELHHSEFDDSMSGTTAITALVVGDKLYVANVGDSRAVLAVKEGDQVVAQDLSYDQTPFRKDECERVKLCGARVLSVDQVEGLKDPNIQSWGDEETDGSDPPRLWVQNGMYPGTAFTRSVGDNMAEKIGVIADPEVATIQLTSSSHPFFVVASDGVFEFLSSQTVVDMVNKYVDPREACSAIAGESYKLWLENESRTDDITMIIVHIKDLNTDL; encoded by the exons ATGGGTTGTATTCAGACGAAATGCTGCCGGAGATACGCGGTTTCGTCTGACGGAGATAACAAGGAGGAAACCGGCATTTATCCGGGTCATAATCCTCATGTTATTGCGAATCCGTTTCTTAGTGTTGTTGATGTTCCTTCTCATAATCTGAGGTTATCCTACTCTGTGATTAGCCAGCGTGGTTATTACCCTGAAACCCCTGATAAGGAAAACCAAGATAGCTATTGTGTGAGAAATAATATTCAGGGTAACCCCAATGTGCACTTCTTTGGTGTGTTTGATGGTCATGGTTTGTGTGGAACACAGTGCTCGAATTTCGTGAGGGATAGGCTCATTGAGATCTTGTCGAATGATGCTGCATTGTTAGATGATCCGGTCAGGGCTTATAACAATGCGTTTATAGCAACGAATGAGGAGCTTCACCATAGTGAGTTTGATGATTCCATGAGTGGCACTACGGCCATTACTGCTCTAGTGGTTGGGGATAAGCTGTATGTGGCGAATGTGGGGGACTCGAGGGCTGTTTTGGCTGTTAAGGAAGGGGATCAGGTCGTTGCCCAGGATTTGTCGTATGACCAGACTCCGTTTAGGAAGGATGAATGTGAGAGGGTGAAGCTCTGTGGGGCTAGGGTTTTGAGTGTTGATCAGGTGGAAGGGCTTAAGGATCCTAATATTCAGTCGTGGGGGGATGAGGAGACCGATGGCAGTGATCCTCCGAGGTTGTGGGTACAGAATGGCATGTATCCTGGGACTGCATTCACACGGAGTGTTGGTGATAACATGGCGGAGAAGATAGGTGTCATTGCTGATCCAGAGGTTGCTACAATACAGCTTACATCTTCTAGCCATCCTTTCTTCGTTGTTGCAAGTGATGGGGTTTTTGAATTCCTGTCCAGCCAGAcagttgttgacatg GTTAACAAATATGTGGATCCCAGAGAAGCTTGCTCTGCCATTGCCGGTGAATCATACAAGTTGTGGTTAGAGAATGAAAGTCGGACGGATGATATTACGATGATCATTGTACACATTAAAGACTTGAATACTGATTTATAA